The following DNA comes from Anopheles arabiensis isolate DONGOLA chromosome 3, AaraD3, whole genome shotgun sequence.
TAGTTTCGGACCGCACACAGGCGCGCGAGTAAACAATGACCGCATTGGCACATGGTGTTCATCGGTTTCTGTCCCACCTCCCTCTCTTCCCTCCCTACCTCTAGTAAACCCGGCACATCGGCATCGATGGAACCGTGGCGTTCTAGCGTATTGCCGGCGGATTGAAGCGCCTCCAAGGAAACGGTCGGTTGTTCGCCCATTCTGTGTGGCTGTTGATAGACTTGGACACCTGTTTCACACCTCACCacaacgcacgcacgcacacagccgGGATTATCTGACGGAAATTGATGATTGCTTTTTCTTGATTTCTAACAACTTGCAACAAACGGCGCTAAAATTGATTGATGCTTGCGGTCGGTGTGCCCTGGTGTATAGGGTTGGCTCGTATACCTAACGTTGCCACTGAAGTGACGCGCTATTGTGACAGTTGTGAGCAATACACGTAAAGGAAGCAGTAGAAAACAATGATGTTTGCGAtgattttccatacaaaataaCGTTAAAGCTTAGCAAAAACatgcatttttattgatttatgaaATTTGTTTAGTAACGGATGTAAAGAAGCAATTACCGATGTTTTATATTGATCAAAACCATCATCGATTGTGTACATTTTGAAGCGCTGCGATAGCCCAACCTTTTGTGTTACTCTTTTTCGTTAACTTTCTGCTGTCAAAATACGTTGTCAATTCAAATGATTCCGTTGACAGTTGGGTTGAacggttttgcatttttgttgctggaaaataacgaaaaaaaagtatataaTGCACTGCGCTAAAGTgattaaactatgaaaaaacATCTCAACTTGCGATTTACTTTGCAAAGAAGCTAACAATCGGTAGTTTATTAAATATTGTCCGCGTAacttgaaatatttcacgcgATCGAATTATTTCACTGCACAAAACGTTGCAACGCGTGATGACATTTGCGTTTCTTTAttcccccctttttccccGAACGCCTTGTAAAAAGTGCAATCGATTGtggtgataatttttttttgggcacCAAAAGTTTTACAATAATCCCACCCCAGTAAACAAATGCGTAAAATtgattcagttgtgtaggaaAGTGGGTGAAAAACGTCGGTGCTGTGGGCCCGAAAAAATACAATGAATTTTGCCGACCCATGGGTGACGCAGGACAGCAAAGCTAGCAGTGAATCGTTtagcgacaacaacaacagcaccccAGCAGCCATTAGCGAACACATTCCGCCACCGAAcaacgcagcagcagtgccAGCGAACCCGACCAGCACCACCATTGTTGCTACCGATTCGCTGGAATTTGAAGATAACTTCATCCCCGAGCAGCCACCGCTAAACCCGCGACAACCGCAAGATAATCGTCTTCCGGACTCGGACAACTATTTAGCCACATTAGGTAATGAAACAACCGACATTAGACATTAGAAAGGCTCCATGCAAGAATGTATAAAAGGGggtggggagagagagatgtgTGAAAACGCGTCGTGTTGGGAGAGagggaaaagaagagaaaaaaagtggTGCTTGTCCGCACGGCGCGATGGCTGATAAGCGTCATGAACGCAAGCTACTACGTTGTAGCGGACAGAGGCTGAGCATTAGAAGCCATTAGAATTCACGCATCCGCGCCATTCGTTTCCGTTTCTATTCCATCTCTGCCCGCCAGAGAAGCGTTTGCATCGGTTGAGGACCAATCCGggcgtgctgcagcagctggccgAACGTCGCGAAGCTTGTATGCAATCGTTGCTCGGTGGCGACGTAGCGCTGCGTACGGACGCGGATCTGGAGTTGGAGGAACCGGTCAACAGCAACGAGCTGCTGCGATTCATTCGCCCAGAGCAGGCCCTTTCCCAGGCGGAGGTTGTGCAACTGGTGCAGCACGATCAGCTACAGCTCGAGGCGGACGAACAGGAGGAACCACGCGAAGGCGAAGAGAGTGGCACGGAAAGTTCGACGTCACGCTAAAGCACGGGAGTGGCGATTTGCTTAATTTGTGGTAAGTGTGCAAgtaaaaaagcattgaaattaCATCTATTTTCTCAAGGGGGTATGTGTGAAGACTAATCGTGTAAAAAAACGCACTAACATTCTCAAAAGTCTAACGAACGCCTTTAAAATAGAAGAGTGGTTGAtacgaatgtgtgtgtgtgtctttcttgGTTAGCTTGTTTTGAGCGCTTTTACTTCGCCCTACCGTAGCGCAATCCAATCCAGTAAAAGCGCTACCCCAATCATGTCTTCCGAGACGGTAACCTCGACGACAACCCCGACCGCAACCCCGCCGgcagcaacgacgacgacgacgacagccgTCAATCTCGAGCAGGTGGCGTACTTTCTCGTGACGGGAGCATCGCGCGGTATCGGCGCCAAGATGGCCATCGAGACGGCGCGCAAGTTCAAGGCCGgttcggtggtggtgctgctggcccGCTCCGCCTCCGGGCTGGAAAGCACCCGGGCCGAGATACTGGCCGTCAATCCGCACGTTACCGTGGTGACGAGCTCGGTCGATCTCGCCACCGCATCGAAGGAGCTGCTGAACGAAATACTGGACAAATCGCTTGGAAAGCAACCGACGGACCGGTTCGGGCTGGCCTGCGTCATCCACAACGTCGGCACGGTGGGCAACATCGGCCGGAAGGCGACCGACCTGGACGACCGTACCGAGTGGGAGCAGTACTTCGGCACGAACGTGTTCACCGTGGCCGTGCTGAACAGCTGCTTTTTGCGCAAGTTCCAGTCCGTCCCGGGGAAGCTGGTGATCAACATCACCTCGAAAGCGTGCCTGGTGCCGTTCCAGAGCATGACGTACTACTGTGCCGGGAAGGCGGCGCGTGAGATGTACTTCCGCGTGCTGGCCGAGGAGGAAGCGGCCGCGGGCGTCACCGTGCTCAACTATTCGCCCGGTCCGGTCGACACGGACATGACGGTCGATCTGCAGGCGAACTCGAATGCGCCGGAAATTCGGGACTACTTCAAGGGGTTGCGCGATACCACGACCATACTTACGACCGACCAAACGACGGCCAAATTTTTACACATCCTCCAGAACGGACTGTTCAAATCGGGAGATCACGTCGACTACTACGATCACTGATTCGTGGGGGGAAGGGGCGGAATGAatctctctctcacgctcTCTCTCGTAATACGTATACATTCCACGTGCGCGCGGCAATCGATGTGCAATCGCTTTAAGCTTGCGGAAATAAAGAAGAAAGCTATCTTTGCTTGCGCTCTCAAAGAGCTGCTTAGCATTTGTTGACgatgctgcgtgtgtgtgtgtctctctggTTTCTTTTCTGTCGCTTCTACTTCCCTTGTGGCTGATAGTTtgcctttttctcttctcttttcttccaCATCTCACGACAGATTCTGTTTCCTCTCCATGGTATTGCCGAGGTTGCGcctagtagcagcagcagcagcagcagcaaacaagcGGCAAAATGCTGTTAAATTCCACCTTCGGTCGCACGTTCCTTTTCCTCACGAACCTCGCGTGGAAGAATCGGGTCGCCCTGCCCGCCCTGATTATGGTCGGTTGCATGGTGCTGAACTATCGCGGCGAGATCGAAATTAACATCCACACGGAGCGGATCGCGCTGCACGATTTGccacaccggcagcagcagcagcagctgcagggcggtggtggcggcccTTTCGGTGACATTCCGATCGACGATCTGGACGGATCGTACGAGGAGTACGACGTGGACGATGATCTGTGGGACGACTACGagacggacgacgacgacaacgagtACTTTAGCAGctacgacgaggaggaggacgatgaggacgacgaggacggcGAGTACgatgaggacgaggacgaggacggtGGTGAGCTGGGAGAAAGGATGCTGAATGGCACGATACGGCTGAACTGGTACACGACGGTCAATATTCACAATGCACGGCGATAGGGAGGgggatgggaatgggaagggAACGGGTTCCTGGGGGTAACTGTATTGATGTAACTATTAGCAGCTGTTATCCAGAGATAAttaatgtgtggtgttttaaCTGTGTTGAACAACGGGGTGTGTTAACTCGGTAAATTTACGTGTGGCCAAGTCAAATGATCCAATGCTAGGCTAATTATCCAATATAGGGTTCTTTACGATAGCGTGacgccatcatcatcttcattatCATATCTGTACATATTTTAAGAACTGTTGAGGATTAACTTTAACATGCATACGAATTAAAGAGCTCTATCATCCTACGAAACTTTTTTGGGAAGTGTTAGCAATGGAATGTCCGAAAGGAAGTTCTTGAAATTCTGAATGTTACATAGGTTTCCGCAACTCACAACACCTGAACGAGGGGACGTGTGAGTGAGTTAGCATTTTCGGATACTAAGCCTACTACAATGCAATGCTAAGGATATCGAGGACTAATGCTAATCTCCAAGGATCTTCATTACCTCAGGGCATAACCACAAAGAACGATTCCTCCAAACATTCCTCAAATCTGTGATATTGTTATTCGTGTACTATTCAAAAGACAGGAAGTTAGATTTTAATGTAATACAGGACACGATAGCCGTATCATCTTTATTGTTTTCCCTTCCAATTTGTGTGGAACCGTGTAGAGGACAACACGCTGCCGTATCGATTACACTAAACCCAGGTAGAAGAAGTGGAAAAGCAACCTGAGAAGCGAGCGCACGCCACATACACGTGTGGAGGGGGGTTGGTGTGGTTGGGGTTCAAGACTGATACGGCCAAGCGCGCCGTACACCCTCCGCTCACGCCACTTTCACCTTTTACTTCTCCTCCTGCTTCGAGTAGACAAGCGTCAGGTGGCACTTGCCGCAGTAGTGACGGTCCTCATGGGCAGCCATGAACACGCCAGCACCGCACGACTCGCTGGTGCACTCACGACGCAGACGGTGGATCTTTCCGTTCTCGTCGACCTGTGCCAGGGGGGACAAGAGAAACAGAACGATTGAAAGTTATTTTAGGTGAATCTGCGTTACACACGAATAATGAACTGATTGCTCCTTACCTTGTAGTACTTGAGGACAGCAAGTTTGACCTTCTTCCTCTTGTGCTTGATCTTCTTCGGGGTGGAgtagttcttcttcttgcgcTTCTTGGCACCACCGCGCAGGCGCAGCACCAGATGAAGGGTCGACTCCTTCTGGATGTTGTAATCGGACAGCGTGCGGCCATCCTCCAGCTGCTTGCCGGCGAAGATCAGACGCTGCTGATCTGGCGGGATTCCCTCCTTGTCCTGGATCTTCGCCTTCACATTCTCGATCGTATCCGAGGGCTCGACCTCAAGGGTAATGGTCTTACCCGTGAGGGTTTTGACGAAGATCTGCATCTTGAACCGTCTGCACACCCAAGCGGGGTAAATATTGGTTAGAACGATAGAATACAAAATTCCTCTCCCCCTGTTCTATTACTTCGTGTCCGAGAGAGTGTTTCGTTCATCAAAATGCGAGTTGATAACACGAGCGTTGTTAAATTGTCGGTCGCTAAACAATGTAGCGCGCCATATTTCAACGGTCCTTTCTTATTCAGGGcttgttgtttcgtttgtaCAAAAATCCTGATCCTGTGCCTTCTCCTTTACGCCAGAGATTTGTTTGATTCGAACTTATCCCTGCTCTTAGATAAGAAAAGCTTAATACCTAGCGCACTATCACTGCTGAAGAATTACGCAGTCCGTCTTTAACCGGATGCGACAACCCAATTCAGACCAATTCCCTCTCCCTCCCTTAATATATCATCCCTTCCCCCTCCCGCTTCCTCCGCCGCTGCTTTACACCAGCAGTACCGCGTTGATGCAACCATCGTTCTCCGGATTGTTCGTCACCTGGGCGTACTTTCCCCACACCACCTTGCCGGACTGTGTGACGAGACCGAGCTCGGAAATGTTCACCTCAATCACCGTACCCTTGGTGATGACGCCCAAGCTCGTGTACATCGGCGAGGAGGGATTCTTCTTCACGCCAATGATCGGCAGATGGAAGGTGGCCTTCAGCTCCGGGTGCGTCACGTGCGCCTTGTTCATACGCAGCGCCATCGGCCGGATGAAGCGTTCGTACTTGGGCGGTTTGCGGGTGAAGTTCTCGCCGACGTACGTCACCTTCGTGACCATACGCTTCCAGGCCTTGCGCTTCGTCTTGCCGCTCCGGATCACCTTAAACACCTCGGCATCGGCCTGGGCGCGCACCTTCGGTATCGGCACGTCCCATTTGCCCGCCTTCTCCTTGCGCTTCTGCTTGATCATGTTCGACAGCACCTTGGCGTTCGATTGGATGCCACGATCCATCAGGTACGGGGGCAGCGCACCGTCCTCCACCTTTTCGGTCGTCTTCTTCACCTTCTTCTCCTCGTGCGCCTGGATCTTGCGCTTCATTTGGATCTTCTCGTTGCGGCGCTGCTTCTGGAACAGCTTCGCCTTCATGCCCCGCAGCTTGCGGGCCATGGCGGCGCGCTTCTTTGGCTCGCGAGCCTCCCGCTTACGCTTGCGCTCCTCATAATCGAGCCGGCGACCGTACAGCTTAATGTGCCGCTCAATATACTCGTTCTGCGGCATGGTGAATGATGTTGCTTAGAGTGAGCGTACGGGCTGTAACGGGAGAGATGGAAAGGGTAAAGGTGAGCGTTAGAACGTGTTTTCGGTCGCAGGACCCACACAATCGCCTGAACTTTATTTAAGTGAACCACCGAGTGCATGAAGAGCATTCGAGACCACAATATCACTTCCGAAAATCCAATCCAACGATACAACCAGggacacacacagcagcgcaCAAGTCACACTCCACCGCTTCGTCGTGCTTCCCCCTTCCTGTTGGGCTCGTTACACGCGcacgcagcacacacacacgggtgaCGGAGCATTGCACGCACCAATCACACGGTCCGGCACTTGGTCGCGCGTTCCGCTTTCCCGCCGGGATTGTTTCTATCGGATTATGCGAATTTTTGGAAGGGATATTGCGTCCGAATACTCGACATGTTTCACTTAAATAAAGAAGGCTTTCATCGGGGCTCATTCCGGGCTAAGACACTTACCCACACCGCCAGACGTCGGAGACTCTTGCCGCTAtacgacacacgcacacacacacagatgtgCCTTGTTGCCCCGGGAGAGCAATCGATCGCCGTGCACCTTCCTTATCAAAGATCCCCAACACGTCGAAAGTATTCTTCACAGTAACCCAAGAGAAATTAGACTTAAAACTATCCTAACCAGCTGAACCAAACTTTGCTTCGTTCCCTGCTTTAACTTGCtcttcacgcacacacgtcTGCGTTCCACATGTGCCGTGTATTGCTGCTGTCGGGGAATAAGACTTCACCCGGCACAATATTACAATATTTTCACACCTAAACTGCACAATGCTGAACCAAACCCGTTTCGCTCAGGCTGGCAACAACTTTTGCCAACGCTATCAACGCTATTTTGATGAACTTTACCACAAAAGATGGACTTTTTCCCGGGAACAACTCACAAACTCACCTTACTCTGACACCATACACAAAGTAAAAGAAAGCGGAAACGATACCGCAGCGCTGCCTGCGGACGATTCGCTGACATGACAGCTTCACGTGCTGCTTCCGCTTTGCTGCATGGGCAGCAATCGCAAACGTCAACGCGATTTTGTCACTGAATTTcgatttttaatgtttaaataatattaatgcATATGAACgggattgaaaataattttgaaaaacgCGAGAGGACTACATTCACAACAATATCGATAGAATCGAATTCAAaagaaattcatttcatttttccgCAGTCACCCTGTTCCAACCGTTCTGCTCAGCTGTCAAAACGTTTCCATATGTCAGTGGATTGTTTACAAAGAAAGCGCATTCGTAAATAATTCTCTGCTAGATACACGAAAAAGGCACCCGATTTTCCTCATTAACGATGCCAAATTGGTACTACGACAAAAAGGACCTGCGGAACACACCTTCGGCGAGGGATGGCGTCGATTACGAGACCGAACGGAGGTACCGCAGAGAGGGCGCCCGATTCATCATGGAAGCCGGCGCCTCGATGAGCTTAGGGCACAACACGGTGGCCACGGGTGTTGTTTACTTCCATCGGTTCTACATGTTTCACTCCTTCCGAACGTTTCCACGCTTCGTCACGGCCAGCTGCTGCCTGTTCCTAGCCGGCAAAGTCGAGGAGACGCCAAAGAAGTGTAAGGACATCATCAAAACAGCCCGCGGACTGCTGTCGGACGAGAAGTTCCAGTCGTTCGGTGATGATCCAAAGGAGGAAGTGATGACACTGGAGCGCATCCTGCTCCAAACGATCAAGTTCGATCTGCAGGTAGAGCATCCGTACTCGTTCCTGGTAAAGTACGCCAAATGTCTGAAGGGCGACTCGGCCAAGCTGCAGAAAATGGTCCAAATGGCGTGGAACTTTGTGAACGATTCGCTCAGCACGACCGTGTCGATCCAGTGGGAGCCGGAAATCATTGCCGTAGCGTTGATCTATTTGGCCAGCAAGCTCAGCAAGTTCACGGTCGTCGACTGGTTGGGCAAGAAGCCGGAGCACCTGAAATGGTGGGATATGTTCGTGCAGGACGTGACGATGGAAATACTGGAAGAGATATGCCACCAGGTGCTGGATCTGTACCAGCCCTCCCAGGCGGAAAGTGCACCGTCCAAGAGTCCTCCCCAGCTACCGCCCAGCAAAGCATCGCCCCCGATGAAGCGTGCGAATATTTCGCCGATCACCAGCAAAAACTCTCCCAACATTGCAGTCAAGGTAAATGGTTGTCACTTTATCACTTAATGAATTGGGTTCTCATGTCCCTTACTTCTTTTCCAGACCCCGCTACCGCCTATGCCTCCAACGGAAGTGGTAGAAGCAAATCCCATCCCCAAGCATATCACGACAGAGAATCCACACTATCCGTATCCGCCATATCCGATGCCGCCGATGCCACCCCAAGGCCACGGACCTCCACTACCCTACGTAACGATGCCTCCAGTGATACCACCCCAACCGCCCGCTGGCTGGACACACTATTCACACCCGAACGCCAACAAATACTATCCCCCGGGGCCACCGCCGGGCCGGAATCCTTACTATCCACCTCAGTAGCAGTGTGTCGCTAGCATAAGTaaaggggagagagaggggggggggggttgaacATGGAAACTAACGAGCTATGTGAAAGAATAAAAGTACTTTGAATTCTAAATGCAAACAAGTCGGTGTGTGTCGTGTAACGTTTCTTAGAGCTTATCGAGGTAGAAACCCTTCAGCATGCGCAAAATCCGTGAAGGGTTCATGCATGCAAGAATGGTTTggtttgcatatttttcaaaacaattctatgctaggtgcgaatttcgaaacaaaacaaaccttccACCCAGCAACGTTCTCAGCTCATTTCTCGCCTTCGAGTCGCAGTCGGTGACAGCTGTCAAAGTGAAAATTTTCTTATCAGTAGCTCGAGACGGTGCAAGCTTCGTCGTGAGAAAAATCGCTATTTTTGCTTAGAAAACGGTACAATTTCCCACCAACCACCGTTGCCGTGCGTTGCCAAGTCACGTTGGGAGCAAAAACTGTAAAAGTTTCGCGCGTATCGTTGTGGTTTCGTGCGCTAAAGGGCAAAAATCGTGCGTGCAGTGCCAGcccaatcaataaaaacaatacacacatacacgcgcacacacctTCATACACGCCACCCCACCTTTGACAGCTGATTTGTAAATAATGCATCTGAAAACAGTGTAATCCCGTGATTTGGTGCTGAAAAAACAGGCGAGGGATTGACAAATTGGAAATAACTCATTCGGAACAGGCAAAAGCCCATTTCTTAGTGCGGACAGAAGCAATTGGCCACCATGCTGAACACGAACCTGGTCGTGCCCGTGGTGCTGTGGGGCCCCAACACACCTACACACTGCGTGTCGAGTGTGTTTCTGTCACGGGACCAGAAAATCCTTGCGACGGGTTGCTACGACGGTCAGATTTGTTTATGGTAAtgaggcgtgtgtgtgctgcggGCGCGTGACATTGGCGCACGGGGTTAGTAATgacattgtttttaatttacacaGGCAGGTGGACCCGGACACGCTGCAAATGACACCGCGATGTCTGCTGGTAGGGCATACGGCACCGGTGCTATGCCTGACGCGCGCGTCCATCATTCAGGACAACAACTTCCTGGTGAGCTCGTCCGAGAACGGCGAGATGTGCACGTGGGACCTGGTCGATGGCAAGTGCACGGAAAGCATCAAGATGCCGCAGGTGCACACCAACATCCAGGCCTACCACATGGCCAACTGTGACGACATCCGGCTGTTCTGCAACGGGTACTATGCGGAAATCATGGTGATGGATCCGTTCAGCCTAGAGGTGCTGTTCTGTCTCAGCTCGAAGGTGAACCCGGACTGGATATCGGCGTTGCACGTGCTGCGGCCGTCGAAGCGCAAGGACGACGTTGTGCtggccatcaccaccaccggcacggTGAAAGTGTGGACGCTGCTCGGGAACGAAAACAAGTACTCGGAACCGATCTACGAGAATGAGTCGAAGCAGATACGCTGCCTGAACGCGATCACGATGAACTGCTGCTCGCAGAACCAGCGCACGGTGCTGATCGTGTGCGCCAAGTACTGGCAGATATATGACGCGGGTGATTTTACCGTGCTGTGCAGCGTCATTTCGCCCTCGGGCGAGCGGTGGATGGGTGGCGACTTTCTGTCCAACGATCGGGTCATCCTGTGGTCGGACGAAGGCAAGGGATACTTGTTCCGCCTGCCCGCGAACAGCATCCCGGACAATAAGGACTTCCACGGCCCGTCCGTTGGCAAGGATACACCCTTTCTGTACTGCATTTTGTCGCAAACGGGCGAAAAGCCGCTGTCCTGTCCGCCGACGATGAAGCTGGTTACCTCCAATCGGAGCGGCAAGACGCAGAAGTATCTGCTGCGGGGTGATTCCGAAGGCTACGTAAATATCTGGGCAGTGCCGGATATTTCGATGGAACAGATTAAGCAAATACAAACGCAGAAGCAACATCCCGCATGTAAGTAGGAATGAGAGAAGTGAGAAATGAGAGACGAGTACTATACGGCGGATATAACAAAATTCATCTTAATCTCTTCAGCTCTGGAAtcaaccatttgcacctcgcTGCTGGAAGCGTGGAACAAAATGAACCCCCTTCCGGTGGGAATATTGGATCAGCTTTATCAAAACAGCGAACCGATGATCAAACTTACCGCCAGCATTTACTTACCGCAGCAAAGTCGTCTAGTAGTCGGTAGGGAAGACGGAAGCATCATTATCGTACCGGCTACGCAGACCGTAATGCTGCATCTGCTTCATGGAAACCATCAGCAATTCAGTGGTCAGTATTTAGTTGACGGAGATCTTGACGCAGGCTCCTTGTGCTCATGAACCCGTTCATTTGCAGACTGGCCGCCGCATCAAATCCTAAACGGACACAGTGGAAGGGtcaattgtttgctttgtcCATCGCTGGCCCATTCGCGCTATGATAAATCTCACCTCGTATCCGGCGGTGTGGATTTCGCCGTCTGTCTCTGGGACCTGTACAGTGGTTCGCTGATTCACAGATTTTGTGTGCATGCGGGAGAGATTACCCAGCTGCTAGTTCCACCACCGACGTGCAGTGTAAGTATGAACGTCCTcggtttgcttcgatcgttgcTATGGTAATTGTCTGTTCTTCTTTCCACTTCAGCCTCGCATCCTTAAATGCATTTGTTCGGTAGCTTCGGATCACTCGGTCACGCTGCTTAGTCTGCAGGAACGGAAATGCGTCACACTTGCCAGTCGCCATCTGTTTCCGGTAATTTCGATCAAGTGGCGTCCGCTAGATGATTTCCTGATCGTCGGCTGTTCCGATGGTACGGTGTACGTATGGCAGATGGAAACTGGCCACCTGGACCGTGTGCTGCACGGCATTCTTGCCGAGGAGGTGCTGAACGCGTGTGACGAGAATAGTGGCGAAACGGGTAGCAGCACCGGATCGACGTCGGAAATGGGACTGGCCAACCCGGCCGTTCATTTCTTCAGGTATGATGGAGTGGGATGGTTGTGTGATTTGACAATTTCTTGCTAAAATTGTATGCAATGCTTGCAGAGGTTTGAGGCACCGGAACATTAACGCGATTCGTCACGCTACCCAACGTGGTATAcatcagctgcagcagcttcaTGCGCACAACAATCAGCACGGTGACTTTTTAATGAAGAACCGAAGCAGTCCCTTGATTATTCAGGGCTTGCGCACCAATCCCAAAGGTAGGACAATGCTCATGCTGTGAAACATTGCGATATTAAACTATTTCGCTATTTTGCAGACGCCGAGAGCCATATTCTTTTCTTTGACATCGAAGGACTGATATTTGAACTGCACGCCGAAGAGTATGCTGCCATGAGTCCCAACACATTGGAGGTAAGCCAGGGAGAAGAAatgcttgtgtttttttcggtttATTCAGTTCCGCACTCTATCCTTCTTCTGTTTGCAGGCTGAAGGACTGTTAATTCCAACGGGAACCGATAGCCACGCTTCCGATGCTGGAAAGAAAATATCAGGTATGTACACGTGACATGCGTTCTGTGATTCTACCATTGTTCTGAATGTACCTTTACCAATGGCAATGTCCCGGTGATAGTATATCTGATAATACGATTGTTCTATGGTGTCTCACATCACGGTCTCTTCTTCtctattttttcttccacGCGGCCTCTTCTTGTATGTGTAAAAATGTGCTAATTGAATGTAATCTAAATCGTTTTGAACGTTGGACACACACAACCCTCACTACAATACATCAAAACTGCTACTCTACCTTCACTTTGCTACGGTTCCGTATGCACACAATATCCCTGTGTATAGATTTCTTTGGACGCGTTAAAAATAAGGCTGGCGATATGGAGAAAATACTAAAAGAGAAAGATAAACATGGTTTGTTACATTTCACGTTGATTGCCTTTGTAGCTTTTACAGCTTTAgcacagtgtgtatgtgtgtgtgaattcagtttgttgttttgcgggATTAATGCCCCGATTTGCCGATTATTAAACTCCCtccctgtttttttaaattccttttttataataagaaaaattaatagatttttttttcttatgacAATCACGTTGGGAAACTAGAAGTTGTGGTTTACTTTTATGTGTATTGAATGTTATGCTTTTCATTGTATAGCTAGTTAGAATGTTGCATTTTGCTGTCCCTgtataataatttattaattccCTAATTTCTTAGCAATCAGCAAAATGATTGTTTGCGCAGTATActcatgtttgtttggtacaTCTCTTTGCGACGTAAAGGTATCCTTGCTAAGATGAAGGAAGGTGCGGAGAATGTGCAAACCAAGGTGCAGGCAAAGCTGGAAAGCGTCGTGAAAAATGTCGGAGAAACCGGTAAGGGTAAGTTAGGGCATAGATGTTTGTACCAGTGTCTGTTGTGTTGTTATTCCTTCaagccattttttttgttgtacaaaGAACTCATCGAACTGATGGAACTAGGTGTAATACC
Coding sequences within:
- the LOC120903272 gene encoding WD repeat-containing protein 7 isoform X1, whose translation is MLNTNLVVPVVLWGPNTPTHCVSSVFLSRDQKILATGCYDGQICLWQVDPDTLQMTPRCLLVGHTAPVLCLTRASIIQDNNFLVSSSENGEMCTWDLVDGKCTESIKMPQVHTNIQAYHMANCDDIRLFCNGYYAEIMVMDPFSLEVLFCLSSKVNPDWISALHVLRPSKRKDDVVLAITTTGTVKVWTLLGNENKYSEPIYENESKQIRCLNAITMNCCSQNQRTVLIVCAKYWQIYDAGDFTVLCSVISPSGERWMGGDFLSNDRVILWSDEGKGYLFRLPANSIPDNKDFHGPSVGKDTPFLYCILSQTGEKPLSCPPTMKLVTSNRSGKTQKYLLRGDSEGYVNIWAVPDISMEQIKQIQTQKQHPASLESTICTSLLEAWNKMNPLPVGILDQLYQNSEPMIKLTASIYLPQQSRLVVGREDGSIIIVPATQTVMLHLLHGNHQQFSDWPPHQILNGHSGRVNCLLCPSLAHSRYDKSHLVSGGVDFAVCLWDLYSGSLIHRFCVHAGEITQLLVPPPTCSPRILKCICSVASDHSVTLLSLQERKCVTLASRHLFPVISIKWRPLDDFLIVGCSDGTVYVWQMETGHLDRVLHGILAEEVLNACDENSGETGSSTGSTSEMGLANPAVHFFRGLRHRNINAIRHATQRGIHQLQQLHAHNNQHGDFLMKNRSSPLIIQGLRTNPKDAESHILFFDIEGLIFELHAEEYAAMSPNTLEAEGLLIPTGTDSHASDAGKKISDFFGRVKNKAGDMEKILKEKDKHGILAKMKEGAENVQTKVQAKLESVVKNVGETGKDSSDITKKIAPRMEATHVMEVAQLLLSLIHSWGLDPHLDKVCETQLGLLRPMIPVSFGVLSKGGYMSLLLPTWQNNIVINSTADELKTAAMTPEQFRQEGLTKLFTARLHWELSTTLTSNHLLAMVAMSNTLMSMNMATFIPEQERARKLHRQSTRATWSNEEEQEEAFTQQQAQIKQGWSLLSTHHCFLLPEKIDALDANNFKRPQVEMMARRWQHHCLEIREAAQQLLLGELGRMGKKGRKQLVESWAQYLPMYTHTEPIVQQAPATGQSNAGSPTSSPTGQPGLEHEEESEEEEEVVRKPSSLAELKRKQTTAVVLLGVIGAEFGQDISATDGKRSNENRRKSSVVEGFGIGNNNLARSTSMALTHLLLAPATQKLPAFTPLRRAAIDLIGRGFTVWEPYIDVSKVLLGLLEMCCDSNRLIPSLNYKLPLTPQADACRTARHALRLIATARPAAFITTMAREVARYNTMQQNAQAISVPITQSVLHRAKREILQCVEMLIDKMQTEISNLLVEVMDITLHCVDSGDLKNKGLAEVSPLMCKFNQVSHCSASRRIAVGASNGHLAIYELRQNKCQMIPAHTKQVTALAFSPDGKFLVSYSCTENRLSFWQTSAGMFGLGQSQTRCIKGYSTAPIPDIGRLNPMRLAKLIWINNRTVTLMLADGSETRFNV